One Janthinobacterium sp. TB1-E2 genomic region harbors:
- a CDS encoding electron transfer flavoprotein subunit alpha/FixB family protein, with protein sequence MVALVIAEHDNATLKGSTHHTVTAAAQCGGDVHVLVAGSNASAAAAAAAQIAGVTKVIVADAPYFADGLAENVAEQVLAIAGNYSHILAPATAYGKNILPRVAAKLDVAQISEITKVDSPDTFERPIYAGNAIATVQSGDKIKVITVRTTGFDAAAATGGSAATETVAAVADAGKSAFVGRELAKSDRPELTAAKIIVSGGRGMGSAENFHILEPLADKLGAAMGASRAAVDAGFVPNDWQVGQTGKIVAPSLYIAVGISGAIQHLAGMKDSKTIVAINKDPEAPIFAVADYGIVGDLFEIVPQLVKELG encoded by the coding sequence ATGGTCGCATTAGTTATTGCTGAACACGACAACGCTACCTTAAAGGGCAGCACCCACCACACCGTGACCGCGGCTGCCCAGTGCGGCGGCGACGTGCACGTACTGGTCGCAGGTTCGAACGCATCGGCCGCTGCCGCTGCCGCCGCGCAAATCGCCGGCGTGACGAAAGTCATCGTGGCCGACGCGCCGTACTTTGCCGACGGCCTGGCCGAAAACGTGGCCGAGCAAGTGCTGGCCATCGCCGGCAACTACAGCCACATCCTGGCGCCAGCCACCGCCTACGGCAAGAACATCCTGCCGCGCGTGGCCGCCAAGCTGGACGTGGCGCAAATCTCGGAAATCACCAAGGTCGATTCCCCTGACACCTTCGAGCGCCCGATCTACGCCGGTAACGCGATTGCTACCGTGCAATCTGGTGACAAGATCAAGGTCATCACCGTGCGCACGACCGGTTTCGACGCCGCTGCCGCCACCGGCGGTTCGGCTGCCACGGAAACCGTCGCCGCCGTTGCCGATGCCGGCAAATCGGCTTTCGTGGGCCGCGAACTGGCCAAGTCCGACCGTCCTGAACTGACCGCCGCGAAAATCATCGTGTCGGGCGGCCGTGGCATGGGTTCGGCCGAGAACTTCCACATCCTGGAGCCGCTGGCCGACAAGCTGGGCGCCGCCATGGGTGCTTCGCGCGCCGCCGTCGACGCCGGCTTCGTGCCGAACGACTGGCAAGTGGGCCAGACGGGCAAGATCGTCGCGCCATCGCTGTACATCGCCGTCGGCATCTCGGGCGCGATCCAGCATCTGGCCGGCATGAAAGACTCGAAAACCATCGTCGCCATCAACAAGGATCCGGAAGCGCCGATCTTTGCCGTGGCCGACTACGGCATCGTGGGCGATCTGTTCGAGATCGTGCCGCAACTGGTCAAAGAACTGGGTTAA
- a CDS encoding acyl-CoA dehydrogenase, with amino-acid sequence MSYQAPLKDMLFVMNELAGLAEIHTLPGCEDATPDTAEAVLEENAKFCGGVVAPLNGPSDKEPSFWHDGQVTTSKGFKEAFKAYGEAGWQGVQHPTEFGGQGLPKLLATPCIEMLNSASISFALVALLSDGAIEALLTAGSDEQKAVYLENLVSGKWTGTMNLTEPQAGSDLAAVRTRAVPQEDGTYKVFGTKIFITYGEHDMAENIVHLVLARTPDAPAGVKGISLFIVPKFLVNADGSLGARNDAHCVSIEHKLGIKASPTAVLQFGDHGGAIGTLVGEENRGLEYMFIMMNAARFGVGLQGIGLAERAYQQAVAFAKDRVQSRDLAGSPGPVSIIHHPDVRRMLMSMRSQTEAARALAYVGAAISDVAHHHPDADVRAESLATYEYLVPVIKGWATEMSQDVTRDGVQVHGGMGFIEETGAAQHYRDAKILTIYEGTTAIQANDLVGRKTVRDGGAVAKAIIAQVRATEAQLGELTGADFQAMQRHLAEGSAALEAVVEYVVANMKTDIKAVFAGSVPYLKLAGIVLGGWQMARAAVVAQQKLGEGSGDAAFYKAKIATARFFADHILSQAPGLRATIIDGSAGVMALSEEQF; translated from the coding sequence ATGAGCTATCAAGCCCCGCTGAAAGACATGTTGTTCGTGATGAACGAACTGGCCGGCCTGGCCGAAATCCACACCTTGCCGGGTTGCGAAGACGCCACGCCCGATACGGCCGAAGCCGTGCTGGAAGAGAACGCCAAGTTCTGCGGCGGCGTGGTGGCCCCCTTGAACGGCCCCAGCGACAAGGAGCCGAGCTTCTGGCACGACGGGCAAGTGACGACCTCGAAAGGCTTCAAGGAAGCGTTCAAGGCCTATGGCGAAGCGGGCTGGCAGGGCGTGCAGCATCCGACGGAGTTCGGCGGCCAGGGCTTGCCCAAGCTCCTGGCTACGCCGTGCATCGAAATGCTCAACTCGGCCAGCATTTCGTTCGCCCTCGTCGCCCTGCTGTCGGACGGCGCCATCGAAGCGCTGCTGACGGCCGGCAGTGACGAACAGAAAGCTGTCTACCTGGAAAACCTGGTGTCCGGCAAGTGGACGGGCACCATGAATCTGACGGAGCCGCAGGCCGGCTCCGACCTGGCCGCCGTGCGCACGCGCGCCGTGCCGCAGGAAGACGGCACCTATAAAGTATTCGGCACGAAGATTTTCATCACGTACGGCGAACACGACATGGCGGAAAACATCGTCCACCTGGTGCTGGCCCGCACGCCGGACGCGCCCGCTGGCGTGAAAGGCATCTCGCTGTTCATCGTGCCGAAATTCCTCGTCAACGCGGACGGCAGCCTGGGCGCGCGCAACGACGCGCACTGCGTCTCGATCGAGCACAAGCTGGGCATCAAGGCCAGCCCGACGGCCGTGCTGCAATTCGGCGACCACGGTGGCGCCATCGGCACCCTCGTGGGCGAGGAAAACCGCGGCCTCGAATACATGTTCATCATGATGAACGCGGCCCGCTTCGGCGTCGGCTTGCAAGGCATCGGCCTGGCCGAGCGCGCCTACCAGCAGGCCGTGGCGTTCGCCAAGGACCGCGTGCAGTCGCGCGACCTGGCCGGTTCGCCTGGTCCCGTGTCCATCATCCACCACCCGGACGTGCGCCGCATGCTGATGTCGATGCGCTCGCAAACGGAGGCGGCGCGCGCGCTGGCCTACGTGGGCGCGGCCATCAGCGACGTGGCGCACCACCATCCCGATGCGGACGTGCGCGCGGAAAGCCTGGCGACGTATGAATACCTAGTCCCTGTCATCAAGGGCTGGGCCACGGAAATGTCGCAGGACGTCACGCGCGACGGCGTGCAAGTGCATGGCGGCATGGGTTTTATTGAAGAAACGGGCGCGGCCCAGCATTACCGCGACGCCAAGATTCTCACCATCTACGAAGGCACGACGGCCATCCAGGCGAACGACCTCGTGGGCCGCAAGACGGTGCGCGACGGCGGCGCCGTGGCGAAAGCCATCATCGCCCAGGTGCGCGCCACGGAAGCCCAGTTGGGCGAGCTGACGGGTGCCGACTTCCAGGCCATGCAGCGTCACCTGGCCGAAGGCAGTGCCGCGCTGGAAGCCGTGGTCGAGTATGTGGTGGCGAACATGAAGACGGACATCAAAGCCGTGTTTGCGGGCAGCGTGCCGTACCTGAAACTGGCCGGGATCGTGCTGGGCGGCTGGCAGATGGCGCGCGCGGCCGTGGTGGCGCAGCAAAAGCTGGGCGAGGGCAGCGGCGACGCGGCGTTCTACAAGGCAAAAATCGCCACGGCGCGCTTCTTTGCCGACCACATCCTGTCGCAAGCGCCAGGACTGCGCGCCACCATCATCGACGGCAGCGCCGGCGTGATGGCGCTGTCGGAAGAGCAGTTTTAA
- a CDS encoding glycine zipper 2TM domain-containing protein — translation MIRRPLILAVAVTALFSTSAFAQNLSPKAQYAYDTKQASTRYADDKKLCAEETSSKARMQCLRDAKGEYDQAIINAKAAQKAGNSYAGQNSKPAQQICAECGKVLAVNVTEKAGEGGALGMIGGGVAGALLGRQVGGGRGKDLATLAGAAGGAYAGKQVEGHMKNAKTWTVTVQYETGAKADFAFDQDPGLAAGDLVRNSGNGIARR, via the coding sequence ATGATTCGTCGCCCACTCATCCTCGCAGTTGCCGTCACGGCCCTGTTCAGCACCTCCGCCTTCGCGCAAAACCTGTCGCCGAAGGCGCAATACGCGTACGACACGAAGCAAGCCAGCACCCGCTACGCGGACGACAAGAAATTGTGCGCAGAAGAAACCAGCTCGAAAGCCCGCATGCAATGCCTGCGCGACGCCAAGGGCGAATACGACCAGGCCATCATCAACGCCAAGGCCGCGCAAAAGGCTGGCAACTCGTATGCTGGCCAGAACAGCAAGCCTGCCCAGCAGATCTGCGCCGAGTGCGGCAAGGTGCTGGCAGTCAACGTCACTGAAAAAGCCGGCGAAGGCGGCGCCCTGGGCATGATCGGCGGCGGCGTGGCCGGCGCCCTGCTGGGCCGCCAGGTCGGCGGCGGACGCGGCAAGGACCTGGCCACCCTGGCCGGCGCCGCTGGCGGCGCGTATGCCGGCAAGCAAGTCGAAGGCCACATGAAGAACGCCAAGACATGGACCGTCACCGTGCAATACGAAACGGGCGCCAAGGCTGACTTCGCGTTTGATCAGGATCCTGGGCTGGCTGCTGGCGACCTGGTGCGCAATTCGGGTAATGGCATTGCCAGAAGGTAA
- a CDS encoding NINE protein, translating to MTTATILQQSHKNKAFTSLLAFLLGCLGAHRFYLHGAKDRWGWLHLAALPASLLLRQLFPDADWFYQILPLTLSALGGFLEALVLGLMPDDKWDARYNAASGRASDTGWPLAVVLVATLMLGAGVLIATMARLFDLLYTGGAYG from the coding sequence ATGACCACCGCTACCATTTTGCAACAGTCGCACAAGAACAAGGCATTTACCAGCCTGCTGGCCTTTTTGCTGGGCTGCCTGGGCGCCCACCGCTTCTACCTGCACGGCGCCAAAGACCGCTGGGGCTGGCTACACCTGGCCGCCCTGCCCGCCTCCCTGCTGCTGCGCCAGCTATTTCCCGACGCGGACTGGTTTTACCAGATATTGCCGCTGACCTTGTCCGCGCTGGGCGGCTTCCTGGAAGCGCTGGTGCTGGGCCTGATGCCGGACGACAAATGGGATGCGCGCTATAACGCCGCCTCGGGCCGCGCGTCGGACACGGGCTGGCCCCTGGCCGTCGTGCTGGTCGCTACCTTGATGCTAGGCGCGGGCGTGCTGATCGCCACCATGGCGCGCCTGTTCGACTTGCTGTACACAGGCGGCGCCTACGGTTAA